The Cryptococcus neoformans var. grubii H99 chromosome 8, complete sequence DNA window ATCGTAGCAATCGTTCACCCATTTCCAAGCTTACATCCATGTACTATGCTTTTGGCGTTatgatgaaaaaaaaaaaagagccTAAGTGCACAACATTCCCTTACTCGTAGCAGTTTTGCCAAGTTTAGGAATTGTCAGAGACTGAAGAAATCTGGCAATTACGAGCATACAGCAGACGGTACTTAGTAATGTATgcatcttttcttttaaCTTCTTGCTTGCATATGTTTCTTACAAACTTTTTCTACTTCCATGACTAACGAGACTTTTCAGTCACCAGCTTTTTAGAGcttgggaggagggggcTGGAAGGTAACGCCCTATATGGATTTTTGTTAGACATCATGCACAAAAATGCGGGCCAATCACGTACCTTTTCAATGCTTGGGCCGAGTTCCTTCACAGCGGCAGCAAGAAGAGTTTGCTCGTTGTCGTCAATCTTACCGATCGGCAAGATCTTCTCAATACCGTTGGGCTACAAGCAAGAGTTAATAAATATCAAATAAAGTGATTGATGTCACTGACGCCAAGCTCCACGTTGACGGAAAAGTAATCGAGGTCGGCGCcgatctccttcttgatctcGTTACCACCGGCGTCGGCACCCAAGAAAACGTAGGACTGCACGACCTTGCCCTTCTGGCTTCCGTACGCGGCCTGCAATACGAACTCGGCGAACTCGGCGCCCGCTGGATAAAGATGATTAGCAATGATGCCTTGCAAACGTAATTGCGACGCCTTACCTTGGGCCATAGAAAGGGTGGCAGAGCCGGCACCGTCTGAGGATGGTTAGATCAGTATTTTTACAGGTATAAACAGATGATAAGCAATTAACCTTTTGCCTTGACAACCTCGTCACCTCCGAATTGGATTCGGTGGACAAGTGCATCTCGCTTCTCCTTATCACTTAGAACTTCAGCCTAGGATGCTGCGGTTAGTATACGCTGAAAAACTAAAAGTCTCAAAAATCTTACGATAGCGGGCTTAGCCTGAGATAACAGGGGCAAAATGGTAGCACCAGAGTGGCCTCCAACGACAGGCACGGAATACTTTGCAGCATCTTTAGGCTTGCCCACGACAGAGGCGACGAAGGTGGAAGCCCGAACAACATCCAGGTGGCTCACACCGAAGAGCCTATAGATCATTAGATATTGTCCCCCCGTTGTTACTACGATGAGATCTTACTTCTTTGGGTTGAAAACACCAGCCTTTTTGAGTGTCTCTGCGAAGACGGGAACGGTGGAGTTGACAGGGTTGGAAATGACAAGAATAAAGGCCTCGGGGCACGCATTGGCGATAGACTGGGCAAGGGTCGCACAGATGCCAGCGTTGATCTACATCACGTCATACGGAGAATGAGCACGGTCTGACTTGGAATATAAGATATGCTCACGTTCTAAGTGTAGACGATATGTCAGCGCCGTGTAGTCAATATTGATAAAGATCTACTCACGAAAAGGTCGTCCCTGGTCATACCCGGCTTCCTTGGAACACCAGCAGGGATAACAACGATATCAGCGCCTTTGAGGGCCTTCTCGGCTCCATTGTCGGGAGGAAGGAACCCGGCGACCTGGGCGGGGGTAGCGATGTGTGACAAATCGGCAGCCACCTTTTCAGACAAGAGGTTAGCGGAGTTTACACATTCAAGCAAGCGTGCCTCCTTCAAAGCATAAAGGTAAACGATAGAGCACTTACACCAGGCGCGTTGACAACGTCGTAGAGACTGAGCTCAGTGATGAGAGGattgagcttgagcaagagggagaggggtTGACCGATACCACCTAGGAGTTGACAGAAGTCAGCAATGTATTCTCGTTTGCTAGGATGCAAGTGACGGTGGATGCTGGTGATGAGGGATGgggggaaagaaaggatAGACGCTCACCGGCAGCACCGCAAACGACAGCCTTGACCATGTTGGATAATTGGATCTATAATATGCTGTGCGAGGTCAGCTGGATGTGGGCGGGAGCATGAGCTGCTGGAGCTACTTACTAGGGGTCTCAAAGGAAAACAAAAAATGCGTCGACGGCTGGGATTAGAGAGTGGTGGATGAGAAAGCAGGCAGCTTTAAGTGTGCGAAGGGGCGCGCAGGTGATGTATCTGCGACGAGCTACCCGGTCCGAAACGGCGAACGGCTCCTTCTATGGGGACTTGGGCCGGTGCCCCGCATCCTAGCCCACCAACCACATTTCATTCATCGCCTTACGTATACAACCCTGCCTTGAATCCGATCCCGGATCTCCTTTGGTACGGACAACTCCCGCCATAATAAAAACATCTTGCTTGTCGGCAAACTTACAAGACGGGCATGCTGGGGCAGTCTTATACATCGCTCAAATGGCCGATATATATAACAATAAAACATCACTGGAAAACTAGCCGATGGAGGAGATATCATTGCTGGCTTCTTACATCGAGTATACTCAGTAGATCGATGCATATAGAGCCCCAGGAATTCCTGCGGCAACAGCAAGTACATACTGGTAAAGACAATCGCAACCGCACGTCTTGGAATTAAAACTTGAACTTTTCggccttctcttttccccttttatcatccttcctcgcccttttcttcatctcacCAGACATAACATCTTCGAAACCGCTTCTATCGGCGTCGGCCCCGGGGACGTAGACTCGGTTTTGCTGAGCTCTAGAAGCTTCGTACTTGGCCCGAAGTTGCTCCTGTGTGAGCTCTTCATCGGTGTCGACAGAAATATCAACGTCTCCTGCTTTACGCTACAACCATCCAATGATATGTCAGATGACAGATATCTACAACGGAAGAGTGACTTACCTTTCGGCCGCTATCTTCGCCGCCCAACACTGCAAGTCCACTACCCTTGCCCACAGCACCGATATCATAAGCTGTCGAACTTCCCATAAGGCCCCGAGAGGTGGTTTCCCTTTCGGGGATAACCTGGTACAACTCCTTTGGTCCAGATGGAACATCCTCCGCCTGGGCTTTGGTATTCTTTCTAAGGTCCATGAAATCGGGAGTTTCAAGACCGCCAGGTACTGTAGACACGACAGAGTGGTAACCCGAAGGCGTTGCCAAACCCGAGGGGGTCTCCAAGCCATCAGCAGGGACGTTGGCGGCAGGCTTTTcggcttcctcctcctcctcctcttcttcctcctcttcagaCTCCTCTTCGGATTCTATGGCAATGTGTGAGTATTCCGCAATATGTGATATCAGTTTCAcataccttcttcgacGTGCTCAATCTCGCCCCAGAGGCTTCGGTCGACTTCATTCTGATGCTGCGAAAGAGATATCAAATTGTGTTCCTCATACATGTACAGCCCACTCACAGCTATTTCAGCACCCTGCAGCACGCCAAAGACGTCGCCGTAAAGAGGTCGATTGAAATCGTCCATGGGAGGttttccccatccacctGGATGGAAACCCCATTGAGCACTGTGGAACTCTTAGCTAGGTTTATTCATCTAATTGCCACAACGTACCCCGGTGGAATAGGCGCATTGAGACCTCGAATACGAAGGTTAGGATAGCTAGGCGGAGGACCAAATCGCTGCATGGCGATGAGccaaggtggaggagcCAGAGGGGGGATTGACAATGCTTCTATAAGCTCTTGGGATAATTCTCCAGGCTTCTTGGTTCGCAGGTCAGTCTCAAGCTCCTTGCCTTCATAGTAGCTTCATCATTTATCAGCCAAGCATTAGCCAAAGGATAAAGTCCCCAGTTCAAACATGCTTACGCTTCTCCGAATTTACTCATGCTAGGTTTGCCCTGGTATTTGAAAAAGGCGTCATGCAATTTTTGGTAATCGATATCAATCTTTCCCATTTTTGGTTGAACACGCTCTCGCGTCTTTTGCCGAAGACTCTGCTCCGCCTCTTTAGCCTTTACCGCATCGCGCTGCTCCCCAATGCCCGTCTCCGCGATCCAGGCTAAGTATTAGGCCATCAGTAAGCtaacaaaaaaaaaattgagCGGATTACTACGTACACGGAAGAAGATACGGCGGCTTTTCGATACCCCTTTTGCCAGCCAGATAGTCTCTCTTAGCGTTCCAGTGGCTTGGAACCGGCACAGTACTGGGATAATTAGTATAAATCGCATGAGTCAGTACCAGATACCCACTTGCGGTGAGATTTGAGGTTGACCAAAAGCCGGGGGTCTCGCGCATCGCAATCATACCAATCTACAACCTCTGGCCTATCGACAAGTTGCTTAAGCTCGGCCACCGTCAATTTCTACGCAGACGGCCCAAGTCAGTCCCATAAAAAATGAGAACATTGAATTGCAAAACTCACAGCGGCTTGTCTTCGCTGCCTTCGGGTCAATCCCTCTTGCTCCTGGGCCCTCTTCACTGCATTTTCCTTGGCCTCTTGgtcatcgtcctcttcgtctGAATAATAAACCTCTCCCTTGGCTGGTCCCGTGAATTGCTCGGGAATTTCGgccccttctcctccttgaaAATGAGCAAATATGTTGGAGAACACTGTGAAGCGTGGATCCGACGGATCAATCTCCAATGTAGACAGATCTACAGTCGATGTCGTTGACTGGCGTCTTTTGTTAGTATCGTGACGATACAATTGCGGAAACGAAGCGACATACCTCAGCTTCACTTTCTGTGTCAGTTGGAGTCTCGCTCATTCGGCTGCTTCCTTTTccgccccctccaccccccCTCGCTTTCGCCTTCAGGCGCTTGAGAGCGCCCCTTGACTTAGCCGCAGATGATTTGATAGGCGCAGTCACAGTTGTATGAGGCCCTGTCCCATTTGTCGTTGTAGACGGTGTCGGCATTTCTAAAAGTGAGGATGGATGATACGATTGAATACGTCAAAGATAGCCAATAGTCGTCGAGAAGTCGAAAAATGATGAGCAGGACAAAGACCAGCGAAGGAGAGCGAGTGAAGCGCAAGCAGCTAACTATGGATAATCATTTAGGCATGTCATAGTTAGGCTTGAAGTCATGAAGTTATTAGGCATCTTCCAGTTCTGGCGTGCCTTTCTTTATGGCAGTTAGTTATTTTGGGGAAagtcaacatcatcatgtACGACGCATCtgttttttatttttaaACTCTATATAAAACTGAATAATGTTTCCATGCACGCAGTTTGGTTATTGTGGTAACTACGTACTATGTATGCTTTTTTGTACAGAACGTACTCTTTCATTTAACTATTTTTACCCATACTTCCTGTCTTCGAGAATTACACAGGCTCATCTGGTAATGACTAACGCTTCAATGGCAATATAATCTCTCCCTTTTAAACAATACGATGTAACCTGTGTTAGTTGTCCTGTGCTCTATCCAGGGACATGCTTTCGAAAGCCTACGCAAAGCCAGCGAGAGCATACATACACCGTCCATTAATATACTTTGAATGAATAATTGTTTACTGAAATTTTTTATCCGCCATGGACTTAAAACTGTATGTAACATGTTAACATGTTAGATGCGCCATACTAATAGTGAGCCAGTTATAACCGTAGATCTTgcgccttctttccattatacctcttcttccccagcttAATATCACTAATATCGAAGTTCAACAGCTACATAAGAATCCTCGCGCCAGACAAATAACTTCGATGATAGTTTGGTGGCCTACGCTCAGTAACGATAAGTGGATCCTACAGGGGCTCCTTCAGGGCGCCCGTATTTGGAGATGATCCACCAAGCATGCAAAACCCCTAAAGATAATCCAATCAGCATTACCCACGTTTAATGTCAATCGCAAAGCGCTACAAAAGCACATCTCCGATCCctgtatatatatatgaatTTGTGCACCATCACTCACCAGGAATCCATCCAAGGatccaaagaagaatgttGATCCAAAGATCCGCAGCGCATCCCCTCTTCATAAATCTAAGACAGTCGTCAGATTGCGTCTTCAGCTCTCAACGGAAATATAACTTACACCGGTATAGGTGGAATGAACAAAGCCAGGAAGTAAAGGAGAACATCTCCAGTAGCTATGATATGTGATTAGAAATCACAGGAGCTTTATTGAATGTGGCTGGCTCAGAGGAATTGACCATCTTGACTCACAGGAAGGAGGGCCAGCCATTTGGATTAGCAGTTGTCCTTGAAGGGTGAGTTATGGTTGCACGGTGCTGGCAGAGATACTATTGTCTGTCGCTTGAAGATGTATGACGATGAATTAATCCCACAAAAATCCTTTTCAAGTTAACAGGATAGGTATTGTTGGGAGGGATGACTGCACTCGGAACCTGAGACTAGAAGTAATTGGTGGGAAAGGAGATCTGGTCAGCATTCACTTCAATCACATGCCTTATATATTCTTGATGCTTGTTCCTGTTACTCTTCACTCCAGAACTAAAAAGTACAAACCATTCGCCGCAATGACGTCATTTGAGAGTGGCCTCTGCTACTACAGAAATACTTGCATTAGCTGGATGGGCATAAGGTAAACACACAACAACAAACCCCCTCAACAGACTGTTTTGGTGCCTCCGAGAAGGGCGAAAGTCCGACGATGGAGGAGTTTTCATTTTTATAACGAGTGACTGTTTTGGCTACAGTAAGTAACGTAGTTCTAGCACTTTTCGAAGAAAGTAGTAGTAAGTCctatatatataataaACGTCTACAGCTAGTATTGGGCCCAAAAGCTACTGGTAATCGCTAGTGCTTACTCTAATCTACCAGCTTTCGTAGTTAAAGAGCCATATGCACTCTGATGGATAGAAAAGGTGAAACCAAACAAACTAAGGGCAATTTGAGCCACCAAACTAATGACTGGACGAAGAGCTGCCGCGACCTGGAACTGAACTACCCAACGATTTCGGTCGCCAATATTTGGCGCGAATCGGAATAAATCGTCTTCCGTTGAGCACCGATATACAAAGAAGCACAGTTGACTAGCCTAAAATCCGAATTATAAATACGGAGAGCAACTTATCTCTATGTTTTTTGACAGAGAAGAGCGATGCATGAGCACAAAGAGGATCAGCTGGCCTCAATTTTCCGACTACCACCACAGCAGCAAACCTCTCACTTATGTGCAAGTCCCTCCTGCCGAGGTTTCGACATCATCAAAAAAGGGATCGCCCACCAGATTGAGTCGTGTGTCGAGTCTGTCCAAAATGCAGGACTACGTGTATCGTAAACTGATACTGACAATTGGACAAGATTTATTTCTGTATTTGTACGGAGATACAGTAGTTTTGTGATCAAGCGGTTGGGAAATTGGAGTCTAGTGAGAGAGCTACTCTCTCTTCGTGACTCGGAAGACGTTACGAATTCGCCTGTAAGGTAAGTGTCAACGAATGATGCATATTGTTGTCTGTTATGACACTTCAGAATGTCGGACAGCGTCAAAAGCACAACATCACCGTGGAGACTTAGCTCACCTGCAACATTCCCCGACAATGTTGCTCTACTTTCTTGAAatattttttcttccactccACACCGAGTGCTCATCAAATGATCGCCAAGCCAAAAGCGGACCAAAAACAAACATGACTGGGAAGTGTACGTGGCCGCAATAGACTAAAGGTTACTATAATCATTCTCTGGTAAGCCACGGTAGAGCGCTGACAAAGGCAATGAGGGATTCGTTCCATTAATTCGAATAACTTTGGTCTGAGTAAAACTTTCAATGGCGCCTTTGCCATTGAATCTGCTCCATCCGCTGTTCTTCGTGCCTCCATGAGGCAGTCCGTGTTGATCATGGACGCTCATGCCATTAATATGGACGGCCCCGGACTGTAGACTCCGTGCCACTTTGAGAGCCAGAGCGAGGTCTTGACAAAAAACAGACGCAGAAAGGCCTGTTTCGTGAGAATTCGTCATGGCAATTATTGAAGGTAAATCAGACCCCGACTGGATCGTCAAAATGGGGGCAAATGACTCGACCTGAAAGAGATCCGCATCGTGGTGAACATCAGCTAGAATCGTTGGTGGGAATGCAGATTCCGACGAAAGCGACGTGGCTGAGCTGTCCGCTCCTGCGCTGTAAATCACTCTGGCTCCCTTTAATCAAGGGAAATATGATGTTAGCCATATGTAATTGGACAGATTGCAGACTACTCTTACCATCTTCACAGCTTGGTCAACCATATTTCTCGCTCTTTCTCCTGCTCCCGATCTAACCAATTCCATGCCCCCAACCCAACCTGCCTTGATGGCCTCTGATTTGAGGACTTGCTCGAATTCTTCAGCAATTTCTTCATGGACGATGACTCTTTCCATTGACATGCAAACTTGTCCCGAGTTAAGAAATGCCCCAAACAAAATCTGCAGAAAACCCATTTCTCAACACCAAAAATCATAGTGGAAATAAATAATGGAGACGAAACTCACGTGATTGGCGGCCAGCTGCAAATTAGCTGAGGGTAAAACAATGGCTGGGGCCTTACCCCCCAGCTCCATGACTGAAGGCCTTCAGCACAGTATTGTCAGCGTCTAGAAACACATGACTTGTTTCCAATATCACATACTTAAGATACTGTCCACAAAGGCTTGCTAGCTGTTTGCCTAAACTAATTGAACCGGTGAAATTGACAAACTACATTCATCATATCAGCGTGAAGCAGTCAACTTTAGAGGAAGTTGCCTTCGCCGATATAGTCGTACACGTATGTCATCGTGAGCAATAAGCTGCTCAACTCTTTTGCCTACTTCATCTTCGGAGAAGCTCAATATTTGAAGCACGCCGGGAGGGAGTCCTGCATCATTGAATAGCGCAGCAATGAAGGTTGAAAGCTGGGGTACAAGTGGTGATGCTATGAGAAAAGGTCAATTTTCCCATTGGTATTGAGGAAGTATTGCATGCTCACCCTTCATGACCACAGTGTTACCGCAAGCGAGGGGATAGACTGTAAGTTATGATGTTGCGCCGTTGAGTGTTTATGAATGACTATCTGAGGATAGCCGATACATGCTTACCTATGCTACGCATTGCCAGCGTGAGTGGGAAATTGAACGCCGGTATGCTGAAAACCGGCCCGTGTGGttccttcatcaccatGGCCAAGCTGCCATCTATAGTCTGTGGCATATATCCCTAAGTAGAAGTCAGTATCAGTTGAAGTCCTTTAGCGGTGACGATTTTTGCCTTGCTTCAATAGATATTGCTCTATGGCATATTAGCAATGAGCTACAAATATATGTCTGGGAAACAGCTCACGTTTCAGCAGAACCGTCCAATAAGTTTATAGAAGAGTCTATATCACTGTGAACAAGAAGGTCTGAAAAGTCGGCATCTGCACGAAGTAGGCTCGCAGTATTTGCGGATCGCTCCTTCAGCAATCGTAAGGCCTGAGTCAGAGAGCGATCAGCCGCTGATACTCTATATTCACAACAGACAGTACATTGAATAAACGTACATTTTGTAATACGGACCGTCTTTCCCAACCGGAGACCATACCCCATGATTTATAAGCTTCGCGACTGTGACGAATCGCTTCTCTCCTGATGGCATAATGTGTTCTTCCCTTTAGCTTTTATCGAAGAAATTTGAAAACGAACATATAGCTCACGTTTCCAGTTCACCGGCAATAACCACCTCGCAGCTTTTCTGTCCTGTTCTCGGGTGCTTGTGAATGGTTGTTCCGCGGCTGGTTGATGTTACTTGCTTTCCTCCAATCCAAAGTGGAACCTGTCTGATCTGGGAGTAGTAGCGCATACCAGTGAATAAAGGTGATATACGGGGACAGGATTTGACGAGCATTGCGCTTAGATCTATTGGAGGGGAAAGGAGCATCCGTTTTCCCCTTTCGATGTCTTTATATAGCGCTTTACAGCCACAGAGCATCGCCAGCCAACGAAAGTATACTCCTTTGACTCTGCAGGAGGCAATCGGCGTCCATTGATAAGTATTACGTAATTTTATCGAAGCACTTTATATGGATGATgaacgaggaagaaacCGACTAGTTCCTGGTCAATTCTCGCTTGTGAAAAATAAAGAGTGAAGGAAACCCATCCCAACTAAACCAGCGCTCGTCTCTGCCAGTTCTGACATCGTCTCAATCCAGCAATCACCAACATGGATAGCTACCAAACTCCCCTTTCTTCGTAAGCCACGTCCACCTTTTTCCCTGCCAATAATTCAACTGATGCCTCTCAAAGCCGATATGCCTCCAAGGAGATGTCCAAACTTTTCTCCTCTGGAGTAAGCCCCTCCATCTGGCCTCAAAATGTTTAAATCTGACCCTTTTTCAAGGCTCGCTTCGGAACTTGGCGAAAGCTATGGCTTAACCTTGCCATTGCCGAGAAGGTGGGTAGGATTTCCCTCGGCAAAACGAATAGCCATTAACGGTCCGGCAGGAGCTTGGTCTTGCCATCTCCGATGCTGCCATCGAGCAAATGAAAGCCAACCTTGAGCTCGATGAGGCTCAGATGAAGGTTGCagctgaggaagagaagaagaggaggcgtCAGTCCACCATATGTGATAGCTCAGGCAGCCGTGTTGATAATAATTGTAGACGACGTTATGGCTCATGTCCACACCTTCGGTACTGTGGCCCCAGAGGCTGCCGGCATCATCCAGTGAGTGCAGGATGGAGCATATGGATCGATCCTTGCTGATAATCTTGAAACAGCTTGGGTGCCACTTCTTGTTATGTCACTGAGTGAGTTCTGTATTTGCATTTAGACCGAAGATCAAGGTTTAATTTGGTGATAGCAATGCGgacctcatcttcctccgagACGGTCTCGACATTCTCCTTCCAAAGCTTGCTACAGTGATTTCCCGTCTTGCCAATTTCGCTAAGCAGTACCGAGATCTTCCTACTCTTGGTTTCACCCACTTCCAGCCCGCTCAGCTTACCACTGTCGGCAAGCGAGCCACCCTTTGGATTCAAGAGCTTTTGTGGGACTTGCGTAACCTTCAGCGCGCTAGAGACGACTTGGGTTTCCGAGGCGTCAAGGGAACTACCGGCACCCaagcctccttcttggctttGTTCGACGGTGACCACGCTAAGGTGCGTAAATGAGTATAAATAATAAGTCGCCGGCCGAACGTCTGATGGGTAACTTGTCTAGGTTGAGGCCCTTGACAAGCGAGTGACTGAGCTTTTCGGCTTCCCTTACGCCTACCCCGTCACCGGTCAGACTTACTCCCGAAAGATCGACGCCGATGTCCTTGGCCCTCTTTCCAGCTTTGGTGCAACTGTGCACAAGATCGCCACTGACAGTGAGCTTCCACCAATGTCCGCTTTTCGGAAACACTTTCTGATAAGTTTTAATAGTTCGATTGCTCGCGAActtgaaggagattgaagagcCTTTCGAAAAGGACCAAATTGGCAGCTCTGCTATGGCCTATAAGGTGTGCCGATACTTTTTCATGTAGTTAATCTCCACAAACGAGCTGATGCCGTCATGTAGCGAAACCCTATGCGATGTGAACGAGCGTGTTCTCTTGCTCGACACCTTATGGCCATCTACCAAAATACTCTCATGACCTCTTCCGTCCAATGGCTTGAACGTACTTTGGATGACAGGTGAGTTTACGGTTTAGATACTTGAGGATGACTGCTGATGCTCTACGGCAGTGCCAATAGGCGTGTCACCATTCCCGAGGCTTTCCTCACCGCCGACATCCTCCTCACTACTTTGCAGAATATCTCTGAGGGCCTCGTTGTCTACCCCCGAGTCATTGGTCGTCGAATCTCTCAGGAGCTCCCTTTCATGGCCACCgaaaacatcatcatggCTATTGTTAAGGCCGGTGGCGATAGGCAAGAGTGTCATGAAAAAATCCGAGTCCTTTCCCATCAGGCTGGTGCTGTtgtcaaggaggaaggcggAGAAAATGATCTTATTGACAGAGTCAAGAACGATGAATACTTCAAGCCCATTTGGGGCCAGTTGGATGCCCTCCTTGACCCCAGAACTTTTGTTGGAAGGGCCCCTGAACAGGTGGATGGCTTCCTCAAGGAGTGGGTTGAACCCGCTCTCAAACCTTACGAGGAGGCTTTGAAGAACGTCAAGACTGCCGAGTTGTCGGTGTAAAAAGTTTCCTGAATAATTATACAATGCATCGCGTGGACTGGAACACTTGTCACTCCAACTTCACATCTATGCCTGCTCGGAATACACCTTAATTGTCTTGTCTGCTCCACCTGTAATGAGGCGCGTGCCCGTTTTGTCAAATGTAGAACAAAACACTCCCTAAAAAACATAGAACAGATAAGCACAAGCGCAGGGGTCAGAATATCTGAGGGGCTCACCGCTTCGGCATCGAGTGAACCAGGTTGCGGAATATCCTTGAGGTGTTGGAAAGGCAAACCAGTCTTGTAATCCCATAATGTGAGAGTACCGTTGTCCGCTGATGATAGTTAAAAGACGGCCCGCATGATAAAAAGTATAACTTACCTCCAGAAAACAACACACCCTCCGAGTTGATACTCAATGTATTGATGATGGCCTCATGACCCACAAAGTTGTTGACAAAGATGCCCTCTGGGCACTTCCATTTTTTGATATTGTTGCCACCTGAGCTAGCACTTGCAAAGCTGTACTCTGTCGGATGGATCGCAAGAGCACGAACGGACTTCTTGTGGTGAGTGAGAGTGTTCATGCATTTGCCTGCAGCAAGGTCCCATAGCCTGTACCCATGTACTCAGCGAGACGGCGCAGGGAGAAGGTTTTTGAAAAATAAACGAACCTAACAGTGCTATCCATACTACCGGATATGATTTGCGGATCAGAATCCTGAGTCTTGACATCACCCACAGTACTCGTGTGGCCAGTGAGTGTGAAGATGTTGGCTCGCGTACGCATGTCCCATACCTGGAATGATGCTTTAGCCATGGCCAAAGGACAAAACTACAAGCACTCACTCGAACGCTCGCATCTCGACCACCAGTGACTAGTACGTCTAACGTAGGATGGACTCTATGATAAAATAGAATTAGTCACTTGTTCGAGATAGTAAAATTTGAAGCTTACGAAAGGGAATAGACGCCGGAAAAGTGACCATGATAATGCCGGATGACCTTGTTGGTCTCAAGATCCCAACACTTGACCATCTTGTCTTCCGCGCAAGAAAACAAATATGGATGACGATCTGA harbors:
- a CDS encoding malate dehydrogenase, NAD-dependent, which codes for MVKAVVCGAAGGIGQPLSLLLKLNPLITELSLYDVVNAPGVAADLSHIATPAQVAGFLPPDNGAEKALKGADIVVIPAGVPRKPGMTRDDLFNINAGICATLAQSIANACPEAFILVISNPVNSTVPVFAETLKKAGVFNPKKLFGVSHLDVVRASTFVASVVGKPKDAAKYSVPVVGGHSGATILPLLSQAKPAIAEVLSDKEKRDALVHRIQFGGDEVVKAKDGAGSATLSMAQAGAEFAEFVLQAAYGSQKGKVVQSYVFLGADAGGNEIKKEIGADLDYFSVNVELGPNGIEKILPIGKIDDNEQTLLAAAVKELGPSIEKGVTFQPPPPKL
- a CDS encoding splicing factor 3B subunit 2 encodes the protein MPTPSTTTNGTGPHTTVTAPIKSSAAKSRGALKRLKAKARGGGGGGKGSSRMSETPTDTESEAESTTSTVDLSTLEIDPSDPRFTVFSNIFAHFQGGEGAEIPEQFTGPAKGEVYYSDEEDDDQEAKENAVKRAQEQEGLTRRQRRQAAKLTVAELKQLVDRPEVVDWYDCDARDPRLLVNLKSHRNTVPVPSHWNAKRDYLAGKRGIEKPPYLLPSWIAETGIGEQRDAVKAKEAEQSLRQKTRERVQPKMGKIDIDYQKLHDAFFKYQGKPSMSKFGEAYYEGKELETDLRTKKPGELSQELIEALSIPPLAPPPWLIAMQRFGPPPSYPNLRIRGLNAPIPPGAQWGFHPGGWGKPPMDDFNRPLYGDVFGVLQGAEIAHQNEVDRSLWGEIEHVEEESEEESEEEEEEEEEEEAEKPAANVPADGLETPSGLATPSGYHSVVSTVPGGLETPDFMDLRKNTKAQAEDVPSGPKELYQVIPERETTSRGLMGSSTAYDIGAVGKGSGLAVLGGEDSGRKRKAGDVDISVDTDEELTQEQLRAKYEASRAQQNRVYVPGADADRSGFEDVMSGEMKKRARKDDKRGKEKAEKFKF
- a CDS encoding aldehyde dehydrogenase — its product is MLLSPPIDLSAMLVKSCPRISPLFTGMRYYSQIRQVPLWIGGKQVTSTSRGTTIHKHPRTGQKSCEVVIAGELETREAIRHSREAYKSWGMVSGWERRSVLQNALRLLKERSANTASLLRADADFSDLLVHSDIDSSINLLDGSAETAISIEGYMPQTIDGSLAMVMKEPHGPVFSIPAFNFPLTLAMRSIVYPLACGNTVVMKASPLVPQLSTFIAALFNDAGLPPGVLQILSFSEDEVGKRVEQLIAHDDIRFVNFTGSISLGKQLASLCGQYLKPSVMELGGKAPAIVLPSANLQLAANHILFGAFLNSGQVCMSMERVIVHEEIAEEFEQVLKSEAIKAGWVGGMELVRSGAGERARNMVDQAVKMGARVIYSAGADSSATSLSSESAFPPTILADVHHDADLFQVESFAPILTIQSGSDLPSIIAMTNSHETGLSASVFCQDLALALKVARSLQSGAVHINGMSVHDQHGLPHGGTKNSGWSRFNGKGAIESFTQTKVIRINGTNPSLPLSALYRGLPENDYSNL
- a CDS encoding adenylosuccinate lyase; translated protein: MDSYQTPLSSRYASKEMSKLFSSGARFGTWRKLWLNLAIAEKELGLAISDAAIEQMKANLELDEAQMKVAAEEEKKRRHDVMAHVHTFGTVAPEAAGIIHLGATSCYVTDNADLIFLRDGLDILLPKLATVISRLANFAKQYRDLPTLGFTHFQPAQLTTVGKRATLWIQELLWDLRNLQRARDDLGFRGVKGTTGTQASFLALFDGDHAKVEALDKRVTELFGFPYAYPVTGQTYSRKIDADVLGPLSSFGATVHKIATDIRLLANLKEIEEPFEKDQIGSSAMAYKRNPMRCERACSLARHLMAIYQNTLMTSSVQWLERTLDDSANRRVTIPEAFLTADILLTTLQNISEGLVVYPRVIGRRISQELPFMATENIIMAIVKAGGDRQECHEKIRVLSHQAGAVVKEEGGENDLIDRVKNDEYFKPIWGQLDALLDPRTFVGRAPEQVDGFLKEWVEPALKPYEEALKNVKTAELSV
- a CDS encoding pre-mRNA-splicing factor PRP46, with translation MSASLESPSGASAGPSIVANGLPSLADLVRAGSKRTRVVYSAETAAAEDDGLARANKIKLATKLAIEYKDVQILPPILQSQQAGPAGPKRPTQSSIAASATAGPNIKLIGGPEADKASSSTPQAVAEPRSLVKFRHQEGFAAEGGQATSRLSQALMRKKEAREVKPEYHPEWKLTRVISGHMGWVRAVAMDPGNQWFATGAGDRVIKIWDLASGELKLSLTGHISTIRGLAVSDRHPYLFSCAEDKMVKCWDLETNKVIRHYHGHFSGVYSLSVHPTLDVLVTGGRDASVRVWDMRTRANIFTLTGHTSTVGDVKTQDSDPQIISGSMDSTVRLWDLAAGKCMNTLTHHKKSVRALAIHPTEYSFASASSGGNNIKKWKCPEGIFVNNFVGHEAIINTLSINSEGVLFSGADNGTLTLWDYKTGLPFQHLKDIPQPGSLDAEAGVFCSTFDKTGTRLITGGADKTIKVYSEQA